From the Lathyrus oleraceus cultivar Zhongwan6 chromosome 4, CAAS_Psat_ZW6_1.0, whole genome shotgun sequence genome, one window contains:
- the LOC127137309 gene encoding uncharacterized protein LOC127137309: protein MEDVQKPRHKYHVGYKFPEVYQDGLLGLVKRFLANNSDVFIRDYGRILVYLESPLSDFQRDVVHTLLQFYDRPLRCFMFPDFLLAPTSEEYSNLLVIPVLHQVSFHAGMKEPEVVHIAATLFSQESIMKANIRHKGGVSGYHLGFFVQEAIVKVDKKDWKAFNAILACCIYGIMLFPNERKVMGMNAISIFIQKNLVPTLFGDLYHFVHSRSEKGKGGMVFCCASLLYRWFTSHLPSQGAFVDTQHTMRWSNHLIGLTSKNLNWYKPGLGKLGNKEIIVKCGGFPNVPLLGIRGGVNYNPTLARRQLGYALRVPPTDRVVMESLSYNVPDNTRMMEKVAKAWENVHLEGSAYFGKRDAGIYSPYV, encoded by the coding sequence ATGGAGGATGTTCAGAAGCCAAGGCACAAATATCATGTTGGTTATAAGTTCCCAGAGGTGTATCAAGATGGTCTTCTTGGTTTAGTCAAGAGATTCCTTGCTAACAATTCAGACGTCTTCATAAGAGATTATGGGCGGATTTTGGTTTACTTAGAGTCTCCGTTGAGCGATTTTCAGAGGGATGTTGTTCACACCCTATTGCAGTTTTATGATCGTCCACTGAGATGTTTCATGTTTCCGGATTTCTTATTGGCACCCACTTCGGAGGAGTACTCCAACCTTCTTGTCATTCCAGTGTTGCATCAGGTTTCGTTCCATGCTGGTATGAAGGAGCCAGAAGTTGTTCATATCGCCGCAACTTTATTTTCTCAGGAATCTATTATGAAGGCAAATATTCGACATAAAGGGGGTGTTAGTGGTTATCATCTGGGGTTTTTTGTGCAGGAAGCAATTGTCAAAGTTGATAAGAAAGACTGGAAGGCCTTTAACGCCATTCTCGCCTGTTGTATCTATGGTATTATGTTGTTCCCGAACGAGAGAAAGGTTATGGGTATGAACGCCATTTCTATCTTTATCCAGAAGAATCTGGTGCCCACTCTTTTCGGAGACCTATATCATTTTGTGCATTCTAGAAGCGAAAAAGGCAAAGGTGGAATGGTTTTCTGTTGTGCTTCGTTGTTGTATCGATGGTTCACTAGTCACCTTCCTTCGCAAGGGGCATTTGTTGATACACAACATACTATGAGATGGTCTAATCACTTGATTGGGCTAACCTCCAAAAATCTCAATTGGTACAAGCCAGGCTTGGGAAAATTGGGGAACAAAGAGATTATTGTCAAATGCGGCGGATTTCCTAATGTCCCTCTCTTGGGCATAAGAGGTGGCGTCAATTATAATCCTACACTTGCTAGAAGGCAGTTGGGGTATGCACTGAGGGTACCTCCAACCGATCGGGTAGTGATGGAATCCTTGTCTTATAATGTGCCTGATAATACTAGGATGATGGAGAAAGTTGCCAAAGCTTGGGAAAACGTTCATTTAGAAGGTAGTGCTTATTTTGGAAAAAGAGATGCTGGAATTTACTCTCCTTATGTTTAG